One window of the Catenulispora sp. EB89 genome contains the following:
- a CDS encoding neuraminidase-like domain-containing protein has translation MSQNILSQNPVPLPDRSPAAAAAAPRRHTIGGRVTRSDGTAAPGVAIGVAARRLRTETLLGETVTDATGVYRFEYAPPDGPADIVVRAVTADGSPAVTVGSAARADQTADLVLPGDAPAEYPRLLALITPLLDGITPDQLRTDEAHQDIAFLARATGEDGAKLAGLAAAARFGGTTSLPAQYFYGLLRKGMPPTLSVLSTRPVAELRERLTEAAGAHLIEPVSAEQAADFAEQVRHYAVATAFDPAVAPLTPLAEVFTAAVPDAAMREQLYSGYLDRGTDDAALWERLGEDPQAAPHVARLRLAIELSTLTGGTNPALTVALLARFVSGELTAPRDLVRLDDQWPQLIAQAGGVPAAHTSSDAGSSGAGSASAGSASAGSASAEASKADASATGSSGTQSPEAALSRYAEGIRTRVAQSYLSAHVARRLSADPAHADRPGTRFLAAHPDLDLLATPVDSRSVPDPDARAELAEIQRVLTIAPRYEAMQVLRDAGFGSAQSVARIGPDMLASRIGASIDRAESDAVHARATRVHARAVNLVTDVRTAGHFDVPWLAKPEADIAQIPDWQDLFGSEDYAAVPDCRTLYSEAAYLVDLLYYLRLLGGGATDPGRGSTEGPVADVLYARRPDLLDLLLNCDNTDLTLPYIDLVNEHLETAVSPSTAFAPTQLQSSGDSVQLSIQPQFVNQGAYDTLRTAIYPWDLPFDLWGEQTRSYLGTLGVTRVQLLSTLGTHPGSLVALTNEQLGLSTVAAEIITGQVLSPARTLAEFYGSPAGTDPAALVTALSQVSALLAAAGMRYADLTAVLDTRFVNPGGTMRIPNDGVTVDTTKLTVQNLDAAALDRLHRFERLRRALGWSAQALDRVLAASNNAGLLDVVTLRCIAALTDLAARLGLAVDDVLCFYAPLETHVYATDPEAPRYDRLFLDPSVVMLPPGVTNPFALRADRTELAVIGSLADPLVTAALLAVLQVTDAELAGLVGGARAVVPDGLLNLANLTALVRATTLARALGLSIPDYLRLVELAGASGPFPALAAAAAGPGTGGAEPDLSGGAPVEPPAHPRFPQHAGGGASDLAGGTPILPSGRPEPAAAQAAQAASDQLAAATDRFIAAAQRITAAGFAVADLDAILADDVPAHGSPLPDDSGLATVLTTLRSALQAVYKQTAQVTDDKGDVTGKDLALLGWDSGLVQQAVASLLGTATYTAALTALPAGVSLPPAIPIRFESVDPNTGQLVLVGPMTNDQRTQLDAVSADPAYQSAVQALYNAPRSFVTTQMKTLRTPVYSAPLAAWPADIQLPASLSGRVFFDASLRALCARGYLTADELALLATASADPAFGPAVSALAAAQEAPPAPGNALLTAADASAMFDAPAAPADRFHRVLLVVAPYLRTSLSQATVKQQLGQAAGLDAASAEALLGRWLRSPFRPTALEDFLAPDYVGSDASVVLTRGGFPQQFTTLGLVYRVALLLNRLRVKAADLPFVVGYAPDRWLDPTALPTAPVTGASPLFDGFVALLGLMRLAATIPGGMATPAAVFAAATAPGATEQDALTVLGSRTGWNGGDLSVLSTLVPLDGAPGLADADTLRVLAEAVGILGRLGVSADRASAWLSPDLTADAGQAAWLAAKARYSPTDWPGVAVPMQNTLRGRQRDSLVSYLVAHPLTDSTGAPQWTGVDQMHDYFLLDVETGPAQQTTRIAQGIYSVQLFVQRCLLNLETAVPTTVDPLLVAQWDWMKQYQVWVANQKVFLYPENYFQPDLRLDKTPLFTDFENEIRQQEMTADAAEGGMRGYLQKLGDVSRLHMGGFYHDGWTSLAIDGEHNDKTVYFFGRSQNAPRSYYFRTWNWRSAWTPWQKVDLDIESDVLVPTVFNGTLYVFWPTFTQKAQPTQIQMPEPGGDVPDSAKYYDIAINWSKYVNGQWAPKRTGADSLTTQNMTMDTEIFSGPASFTDKMVFSTWPGVDPFTLVLTCSYNSWFSRPGNTMGYYTGTATLNTAREELTVDGLNYDTADAVGYQEYPLDPPFPSPIGTKVVDNEIFGQGIGYGYLPDPAGPIILGGGTRNANSQLVLSNMAANQPASELPNIRFWLAYPNNYDFGPWSMYVLVFSDQKRSYIIQPYTYWDATAQEHISSYYFSTFYHPHTETLSARLDQGGPAAMYARDVQVNPDTYALEQFDFTQYQPTSEVKGTLPGPGQPIEFDLQTPYGLYNWELFFHLPLLAAQRLSTNQDFVQAQNWFHLIFDPTDRSSDPAPQRYWRTKPFFQTTASDYLNEQLWAIVSGLSSVDITLSAIDQWLANPFQPDVVAQTRTVAYQKAIVMRYLDNLIAWGDQLFRQDTLESVNAATQLYILADELLGARPEEVALPEPDPMSYRELEYVHVVPTVRPAATPVTPPATRAVVAAENLLGATDRAAAARPRITPDLVPGLGINWLYYFTLPRNEKLLGYWDTVADRLYKVRNGLTLDGAPNQPSAFGPPIDPNLLVRATAAGVDLSAVLDDISAPLPHYRFSEMAAKARELVGEVRAFGTALLTALEKRDAEALARLRSGNGLSLLTAARDVRVQQVNEAQYAVAALQESLQLAQQKQTYYSTRPFMNDGETSHAAFVALALENQQLAWEIDLAASVLGYLPDIKIGSPTTMGATLGSTNIIAALRGMSGALNTEAAVFNTSGSMAATVGGYQRRADDWSFQAQQAGGEIVQYEAQIAAAQIRQQMATQELANHDLQLANAKSEDDFLYTKYTTQELYDWMAGQLSTTYFQAYQLAYDVAKRAEQAYRRELGLDDSAFIQFGYWDSLRSGLLAGELLSTDLARMEASYLELNAREFELTKRVSLAQLDPNALLRLKETGTCFVTLPEALFDLDAPGHYLRRLKGVAVTVPCVAGPYTGVNLTLTLLRSTVRADATLTEGKYARQPGDTRFRDYTGATESIVTSGGLEDAGLFETNLRDERYLPFEGSGAVGEWRLALPEQFRQFDYESITDVVLHLRYTARDGGGALAGAAVAGLGSALNTWVHGDGAKALYRAFSARREFADQWYRFVNPPAGTDPTLTFTVSKSRFPFPFQGYGVTATKPQAVLVFSTDLTPDGGRRYLDAYAAGQPLPAALAGPGGTTASGALAPDAALGGQARCGYDDISTQIQDAGQNWTVTVPRAQIATLDPALVAADGTLNPDAVVDLVLVWSYTLGTTAQGGQ, from the coding sequence GTGTCCCAGAACATTCTTTCTCAGAACCCTGTTCCACTGCCCGACCGCTCCCCCGCCGCAGCCGCCGCGGCCCCGCGGCGCCACACGATCGGCGGGCGGGTGACCCGCAGCGACGGGACGGCCGCGCCCGGCGTCGCGATCGGTGTCGCCGCCCGGCGGCTGCGCACCGAGACCCTGCTCGGCGAGACGGTCACCGACGCGACAGGTGTCTACCGGTTCGAATACGCCCCGCCGGACGGGCCGGCGGACATCGTCGTGCGGGCGGTGACGGCCGACGGCTCGCCCGCCGTCACCGTCGGGTCCGCCGCGCGGGCCGACCAGACGGCGGACCTGGTGCTGCCGGGCGACGCCCCAGCCGAGTACCCTCGCCTGCTCGCCCTGATCACCCCGCTGCTGGACGGCATCACGCCCGACCAGCTCCGCACCGACGAGGCCCATCAGGACATCGCGTTCCTGGCCCGGGCGACCGGGGAGGACGGCGCGAAACTCGCGGGCCTGGCCGCGGCGGCCCGTTTCGGCGGCACGACATCGCTGCCGGCGCAGTACTTCTACGGCCTGCTCCGCAAGGGGATGCCGCCGACGCTGAGCGTGCTGTCCACGCGGCCCGTCGCCGAACTGCGCGAGCGGCTGACCGAGGCCGCCGGTGCGCACCTGATCGAGCCGGTGTCCGCCGAGCAGGCCGCCGACTTCGCGGAGCAGGTGCGGCACTATGCGGTCGCCACGGCGTTCGATCCGGCCGTCGCGCCCCTCACACCGCTCGCTGAAGTCTTCACGGCCGCCGTCCCCGACGCGGCAATGCGCGAACAGCTGTACTCGGGGTATCTGGACCGCGGCACCGACGACGCCGCGCTGTGGGAGCGGCTCGGCGAGGATCCGCAGGCGGCCCCGCACGTGGCCCGGCTGCGGCTGGCCATCGAGCTCAGCACCCTGACCGGCGGAACGAATCCGGCCTTGACCGTCGCACTGCTGGCGCGGTTCGTCAGCGGAGAGCTGACGGCGCCGCGGGACCTGGTCCGGCTGGACGACCAGTGGCCGCAGCTGATCGCCCAGGCGGGCGGCGTGCCGGCCGCGCACACCTCGTCGGACGCCGGTTCGTCAGGCGCCGGTTCGGCGAGCGCCGGTTCAGCGAGCGCCGGTTCAGCGAGCGCCGAAGCGTCGAAGGCTGACGCATCCGCCACCGGCTCGTCGGGCACACAGTCCCCGGAAGCCGCGCTGAGCCGCTACGCGGAAGGCATCCGCACCCGCGTCGCGCAGTCCTACCTCAGCGCGCACGTCGCCCGCCGGCTCTCCGCGGACCCGGCCCACGCCGACCGTCCCGGGACCCGCTTCCTCGCCGCGCACCCCGACCTGGACCTGCTGGCAACCCCCGTCGACTCCCGGTCGGTGCCGGATCCGGACGCCCGCGCCGAACTCGCCGAGATCCAGCGCGTGCTCACGATCGCGCCGCGCTACGAGGCGATGCAGGTCCTGCGCGACGCCGGCTTCGGATCGGCGCAGTCGGTCGCGCGCATCGGGCCGGACATGTTGGCGAGCCGGATCGGGGCCTCGATCGACCGCGCGGAGTCCGACGCCGTCCACGCCCGCGCCACCCGGGTGCACGCCCGCGCCGTCAACCTCGTGACGGACGTGCGCACCGCCGGCCACTTCGACGTGCCCTGGCTGGCCAAGCCGGAGGCCGACATCGCGCAGATCCCCGATTGGCAGGACCTGTTCGGCTCCGAGGACTACGCCGCGGTGCCCGACTGCCGCACGCTGTACAGCGAGGCGGCGTACCTCGTCGATCTGCTCTACTACCTCAGGCTGCTCGGCGGCGGTGCGACCGATCCGGGGCGGGGCTCCACGGAGGGACCGGTCGCCGACGTCCTCTACGCGCGCCGTCCCGATCTGCTCGATCTGCTCCTGAACTGCGACAACACCGACCTGACCCTGCCGTACATCGACCTGGTCAACGAACACCTCGAAACGGCGGTGTCGCCCTCCACGGCGTTCGCACCGACGCAGCTGCAGAGCAGCGGTGACTCCGTTCAGCTGAGCATCCAGCCGCAGTTCGTGAACCAGGGTGCGTACGACACCCTGCGTACCGCGATCTACCCCTGGGACCTGCCTTTCGACCTGTGGGGCGAGCAGACCCGCAGCTACCTCGGCACGCTAGGCGTCACCCGGGTGCAACTGCTGAGCACCCTCGGAACGCACCCCGGATCCCTGGTCGCGCTCACCAACGAACAGCTCGGCCTGTCCACGGTCGCCGCCGAGATCATCACCGGCCAGGTCCTGTCGCCGGCGCGGACCCTCGCCGAGTTCTACGGCAGCCCGGCCGGTACCGACCCCGCCGCGCTCGTCACGGCGCTGAGCCAGGTCAGTGCCCTGCTGGCAGCGGCCGGCATGCGCTACGCCGACCTGACCGCCGTGCTTGACACCCGGTTCGTCAACCCGGGCGGCACGATGCGGATCCCGAACGACGGCGTCACCGTGGACACCACGAAGCTGACCGTCCAGAACCTCGACGCCGCCGCGCTGGACCGGCTCCACCGGTTCGAGCGGTTGCGGCGCGCCCTGGGCTGGAGCGCGCAGGCCCTGGACCGGGTCCTCGCCGCCTCGAACAACGCCGGTCTGCTGGACGTCGTGACGCTGCGCTGCATCGCCGCGCTGACGGATCTCGCGGCGCGGCTCGGCCTGGCGGTCGACGACGTGCTGTGTTTCTACGCACCGTTGGAAACCCATGTCTACGCGACCGATCCCGAGGCGCCGCGCTACGACCGGCTGTTCCTCGACCCGTCCGTGGTGATGCTGCCGCCGGGTGTCACGAACCCGTTCGCGTTGCGCGCGGACCGTACGGAGCTGGCGGTCATCGGGAGCCTGGCAGACCCCTTGGTCACGGCCGCGCTGCTCGCGGTGCTCCAGGTCACCGACGCGGAACTGGCCGGACTCGTCGGCGGCGCCCGAGCGGTCGTGCCGGACGGCCTGCTCAACCTGGCGAATCTCACCGCGCTGGTGCGGGCGACCACCCTGGCGCGGGCGCTCGGCCTGTCGATCCCCGACTACCTGCGCCTCGTCGAACTCGCCGGCGCCTCCGGCCCGTTCCCCGCGCTCGCCGCGGCCGCGGCCGGCCCCGGTACCGGCGGCGCCGAACCGGACCTGTCCGGCGGCGCGCCGGTCGAGCCGCCGGCCCACCCGCGGTTCCCGCAGCACGCCGGGGGCGGTGCGTCCGACCTCGCGGGCGGCACGCCGATCCTGCCGTCCGGCCGCCCCGAGCCGGCCGCGGCGCAGGCCGCCCAGGCGGCGAGCGACCAACTCGCGGCCGCCACCGACCGGTTCATCGCCGCCGCGCAGCGGATCACCGCCGCCGGGTTCGCCGTCGCCGACCTCGACGCGATCCTCGCCGACGACGTCCCCGCCCACGGCAGCCCGCTACCCGACGACAGCGGTTTGGCCACGGTCCTGACCACCCTGCGTTCGGCGCTGCAAGCGGTGTACAAGCAGACCGCCCAGGTCACCGACGACAAGGGCGACGTGACGGGCAAGGACCTGGCCCTGCTCGGCTGGGACTCCGGGCTCGTGCAGCAGGCGGTCGCCTCACTGCTCGGCACGGCCACCTACACCGCCGCGCTGACGGCGCTCCCGGCGGGCGTCTCGCTGCCGCCGGCCATCCCGATCCGTTTCGAGTCCGTCGATCCGAACACCGGACAGCTGGTGCTGGTCGGGCCGATGACGAACGACCAGCGCACGCAGCTCGACGCGGTGTCTGCCGACCCGGCTTACCAGAGCGCGGTGCAGGCTCTGTACAACGCACCGCGTTCGTTCGTCACGACGCAGATGAAGACCCTGCGCACGCCGGTGTACTCCGCGCCGCTCGCGGCCTGGCCCGCCGATATCCAGCTTCCGGCGTCGCTGTCCGGCCGGGTGTTCTTCGACGCGTCGCTCCGTGCGCTGTGTGCCCGCGGGTACCTGACCGCGGACGAACTCGCGCTGCTGGCCACCGCTTCGGCCGATCCCGCGTTCGGCCCGGCCGTGTCCGCGCTGGCCGCCGCGCAGGAGGCACCGCCGGCACCGGGCAACGCGCTCCTCACCGCGGCCGACGCCTCCGCCATGTTCGACGCGCCGGCCGCGCCCGCCGACCGGTTCCACCGGGTGCTGCTCGTCGTCGCGCCCTACCTGCGCACGTCCTTGAGTCAGGCCACGGTCAAGCAGCAGCTCGGCCAGGCCGCGGGACTGGACGCGGCCAGTGCCGAGGCCCTGCTGGGCCGGTGGCTGCGCTCGCCGTTCCGGCCGACCGCCCTGGAGGACTTCCTCGCCCCGGACTACGTCGGCAGCGACGCCTCGGTGGTCCTCACCCGTGGCGGCTTCCCCCAGCAGTTCACCACGCTCGGTCTGGTCTACCGCGTCGCCCTGCTGCTGAACCGGCTGCGGGTCAAGGCGGCCGACCTCCCGTTCGTGGTCGGATACGCGCCCGACCGCTGGCTCGATCCCACCGCGCTGCCGACCGCGCCGGTCACCGGGGCCTCGCCGCTGTTCGACGGCTTCGTCGCGCTGCTGGGCCTGATGCGGCTGGCCGCCACGATCCCCGGCGGCATGGCGACCCCGGCCGCGGTGTTCGCCGCCGCGACCGCCCCGGGTGCGACCGAGCAGGACGCCCTGACCGTGCTCGGCTCGCGAACCGGGTGGAACGGTGGCGATCTCAGCGTCCTGAGCACGCTGGTCCCGCTCGACGGGGCGCCGGGCCTGGCGGACGCGGACACCCTGCGTGTCCTGGCCGAGGCCGTCGGCATCCTGGGCCGGCTGGGCGTCTCCGCCGACCGGGCGAGCGCGTGGCTGAGCCCTGATCTGACCGCCGACGCCGGCCAGGCGGCCTGGCTGGCCGCGAAGGCCCGGTACTCCCCGACCGACTGGCCGGGCGTCGCCGTGCCGATGCAGAACACCCTGCGCGGGCGCCAGCGTGACTCGCTGGTGTCCTACCTGGTCGCCCACCCGCTCACGGACTCCACCGGGGCACCGCAGTGGACCGGCGTGGACCAGATGCACGACTACTTCCTGCTGGACGTGGAGACCGGGCCGGCGCAGCAGACCACCCGGATCGCGCAGGGCATCTACAGCGTGCAGCTGTTCGTCCAGCGCTGCCTGCTCAACCTCGAGACCGCCGTCCCGACCACCGTGGATCCCTTGCTGGTGGCGCAGTGGGACTGGATGAAGCAGTACCAGGTCTGGGTCGCCAACCAGAAGGTGTTCCTGTACCCGGAGAACTACTTCCAGCCGGACCTGCGCCTGGACAAAACCCCGCTGTTCACCGACTTCGAGAACGAGATCAGGCAGCAGGAGATGACCGCGGACGCCGCGGAAGGCGGGATGCGCGGCTACCTGCAGAAACTGGGCGACGTCTCCCGCCTGCACATGGGCGGGTTCTACCACGACGGCTGGACGTCGCTGGCGATCGACGGCGAGCACAACGACAAGACGGTGTACTTCTTCGGCCGCAGCCAGAACGCGCCACGCTCCTACTACTTCCGCACCTGGAACTGGCGCAGCGCGTGGACGCCGTGGCAGAAGGTGGACCTCGACATCGAAAGCGACGTCCTGGTCCCGACGGTGTTCAACGGGACGCTCTACGTGTTCTGGCCGACCTTCACCCAGAAGGCGCAGCCGACGCAGATCCAGATGCCCGAGCCCGGCGGCGACGTTCCGGACTCGGCCAAGTACTACGACATCGCGATCAACTGGAGCAAGTACGTCAACGGCCAGTGGGCGCCGAAACGCACCGGAGCCGACTCGCTGACCACCCAGAACATGACGATGGACACCGAGATCTTCTCCGGTCCCGCATCCTTCACCGACAAGATGGTCTTCAGCACCTGGCCCGGTGTCGACCCCTTCACCCTGGTCCTCACGTGCAGCTACAACTCGTGGTTCTCGCGGCCCGGCAACACCATGGGCTACTACACCGGCACCGCGACGCTGAACACGGCTCGCGAGGAACTCACCGTGGACGGCCTGAACTACGACACCGCCGACGCGGTGGGCTATCAGGAATATCCGCTCGACCCGCCCTTCCCGTCGCCGATCGGGACCAAGGTCGTCGACAACGAGATCTTCGGCCAGGGCATCGGGTACGGGTACCTGCCCGATCCGGCGGGCCCGATCATCCTGGGGGGCGGCACCCGCAACGCCAACAGCCAACTCGTCCTGTCGAACATGGCGGCGAACCAGCCGGCGTCGGAGCTGCCGAACATCCGGTTCTGGTTGGCGTACCCCAACAACTACGACTTCGGCCCCTGGTCGATGTACGTCCTCGTCTTCTCCGACCAGAAGCGCTCCTACATCATCCAGCCCTACACGTACTGGGACGCGACCGCCCAGGAGCACATCTCGTCCTACTACTTCTCAACCTTCTACCACCCGCACACCGAGACGCTCTCCGCGCGCCTGGACCAGGGCGGCCCCGCGGCCATGTACGCCCGCGACGTCCAGGTCAACCCCGACACGTACGCCCTCGAACAGTTCGACTTCACGCAGTACCAGCCGACCAGCGAGGTCAAGGGCACCCTGCCCGGCCCCGGCCAGCCGATCGAGTTCGACCTGCAGACGCCGTACGGCCTGTACAACTGGGAGCTGTTCTTCCACCTGCCGCTGCTCGCGGCGCAGCGCCTGAGCACGAACCAGGACTTCGTGCAGGCGCAGAACTGGTTTCACCTGATCTTCGACCCCACCGACCGCAGCTCCGACCCGGCGCCGCAGCGCTACTGGCGGACCAAGCCGTTCTTCCAGACCACCGCGAGCGACTACCTGAACGAACAGCTTTGGGCGATCGTCTCGGGGCTGTCGTCCGTCGACATCACCCTCAGCGCGATCGACCAGTGGCTCGCGAACCCGTTCCAGCCCGACGTCGTGGCCCAGACCCGCACCGTCGCCTACCAGAAGGCGATCGTGATGCGGTACCTGGACAACCTCATCGCCTGGGGCGACCAGCTCTTCCGGCAGGACACGCTGGAGTCGGTCAACGCGGCCACGCAGCTGTACATCCTCGCCGACGAACTGCTCGGCGCGCGCCCCGAAGAGGTGGCGCTCCCGGAGCCGGACCCGATGAGCTACCGCGAGCTCGAGTACGTGCACGTGGTTCCCACCGTCCGACCGGCGGCGACGCCGGTGACACCGCCGGCGACGCGGGCCGTCGTCGCCGCGGAGAACCTGCTCGGCGCCACGGACCGGGCCGCCGCCGCGCGGCCGCGGATCACCCCGGATCTGGTGCCCGGGCTCGGCATCAACTGGCTCTACTACTTCACGCTGCCACGCAACGAGAAGCTGCTGGGCTACTGGGACACCGTCGCCGACCGGCTGTACAAGGTCCGCAACGGGCTGACCCTGGACGGCGCGCCCAACCAGCCGTCCGCGTTCGGGCCGCCGATCGACCCGAACCTGCTCGTGCGCGCCACCGCCGCCGGCGTCGACTTGTCCGCCGTCCTGGACGACATCAGCGCCCCGCTGCCGCACTACCGGTTCTCCGAGATGGCGGCCAAGGCGCGGGAACTGGTCGGCGAGGTGCGCGCTTTCGGCACCGCGTTGCTGACCGCGCTGGAGAAGCGGGACGCCGAAGCGCTGGCGCGGCTGCGTTCCGGCAACGGGCTGTCCCTGCTCACGGCGGCCCGCGACGTCCGCGTCCAGCAGGTGAACGAGGCCCAGTACGCAGTGGCCGCGCTGCAGGAGTCGCTGCAGCTCGCCCAGCAGAAGCAGACCTATTACTCGACCCGGCCGTTCATGAACGACGGGGAGACCTCGCACGCGGCGTTCGTCGCCCTCGCCCTGGAGAACCAGCAGCTCGCCTGGGAGATCGACCTGGCGGCGAGCGTGCTCGGCTACCTCCCGGACATCAAGATCGGGTCGCCAACCACCATGGGCGCGACGCTGGGCAGCACCAACATCATCGCGGCGCTGCGCGGCATGTCGGGGGCGCTGAACACGGAAGCGGCCGTCTTCAACACGTCGGGGTCGATGGCCGCCACGGTCGGCGGCTACCAGCGCCGCGCCGACGACTGGTCCTTCCAGGCGCAACAGGCCGGCGGCGAGATCGTCCAGTACGAGGCGCAGATCGCGGCCGCGCAGATCCGGCAGCAGATGGCGACACAGGAACTGGCGAACCACGACCTGCAGCTGGCCAACGCCAAGTCCGAGGACGACTTCCTCTACACCAAGTACACCACCCAGGAGCTGTACGACTGGATGGCCGGGCAGCTGAGCACCACCTACTTCCAGGCGTATCAGCTGGCGTACGACGTGGCCAAGCGCGCCGAGCAAGCCTACCGGCGCGAGCTGGGTCTGGACGACTCGGCGTTCATCCAGTTCGGGTACTGGGACAGCCTGCGCTCCGGCCTGCTCGCCGGCGAGCTGCTGTCCACCGACCTGGCCCGCATGGAGGCCTCGTACCTGGAGCTGAACGCGCGGGAGTTCGAGCTGACCAAGCGGGTCTCGCTGGCGCAGCTCGACCCGAACGCCCTGCTGCGGCTCAAGGAGACCGGCACCTGCTTCGTCACCCTGCCCGAGGCCCTGTTCGACCTCGACGCGCCCGGCCACTACCTGCGGCGGCTCAAGGGCGTCGCGGTGACCGTGCCGTGCGTCGCCGGGCCCTACACCGGGGTGAACCTGACGCTCACCCTGCTGCGCAGCACGGTCCGGGCCGACGCGACGCTCACTGAGGGCAAGTACGCGCGGCAGCCTGGCGACACCCGGTTCCGGGACTACACCGGAGCGACCGAGTCCATCGTCACCAGCGGCGGCCTGGAGGACGCCGGCCTGTTCGAGACGAACCTGCGCGACGAGCGCTACCTGCCGTTCGAGGGTTCCGGAGCGGTCGGCGAATGGCGGCTCGCGCTGCCCGAGCAGTTCCGGCAGTTCGACTACGAGTCCATCACCGACGTCGTGCTGCACCTGCGCTACACCGCGCGGGACGGCGGCGGCGCGCTCGCCGGCGCGGCCGTGGCCGGACTGGGCTCGGCGCTGAACACCTGGGTGCACGGCGACGGCGCCAAGGCGCTCTACCGTGCGTTCAGCGCGCGCCGGGAGTTCGCCGACCAGTGGTACCGCTTCGTCAACCCGCCGGCCGGCACCGACCCGACGCTCACGTTCACCGTCTCGAAGAGCCGTTTCCCCTTCCCGTTCCAGGGATACGGGGTCACGGCGACGAAGCCGCAGGCCGTCCTGGTGTTCTCGACGGACCTCACCCCGGACGGCGGCCGTCGCTACCTGGACGCCTACGCGGCCGGGCAGCCGCTGCCGGCCGCGCTGGCCGGACCGGGCGGTACCACCGCCAGCGGCGCGCTCGCGCCCGACGCGGCGCTCGGCGGCCAGGCCCGGTGCGGCTACGACGACATCAGCACCCAGATTCAGGACGCGGGGCAGAACTGGACGGTCACCGTGCCCCGGGCGCAGATCGCGACCCTCGACCCGGCGCTGGTCGCCGCGGACGGGACGCTCAACCCGGACGCCGTCGTCGACCTGGTCCTGGTCTGGAGCTACACCCTCGGAACGACCGCTCAAGGAGGACAGTGA